The window TCTTCTCCGGGCAGATCGAATAGTAATGAAAACAATTGAATCAGAACCGGATCAATTTTTAAATAATGATTTTCTAGATCAGATAGATGATTTTTTAAATTCTTTTAATACCAATATAATTGTGAAAAAAGAAGATAAAGTAGTTTATTTTTCACCATTTCTTGCTGAAATTGATACTAATCACCAGCTTCTTTTGCAACAAAAAATAAATACACCTACTCCAAAAGCAGATTATGCCATTAGAATTTCAGATACTATGTTTATGAAAACTATCCATTTACGCTTTGGCGACTACACTGCCGGAACCCTATTCTTAATCAATGATGCAACTTCTATCTATCATGAATTAAATTCTTTTAAGAATTCTGTTATTTATACTTTAGTACTATTTTTGCTTATAATGATAATTATTAATACCCTGATTACTTACTTTTTATCTAAACAGATTGTCAGTCCAATTATTCGTCTGAAAAATGCAGCCCAAAAAATTCAAAAGGGTAATTATGATTTTCAGCTACAGCCGCCTACTAAAGATGAAATTGGAGCATTGTTTCAGAGTTTTGAAGAAGCTCGAAAACAGTTACTGAAATCGAAGGAGACGCAAAAGAAATACGAGCAAAATCGCAATGAGCTCATCACTAACATTTCTCATGACTTAAAAACTCCAATTACCACTATCAAAGGTTATATTGAAGGTATAATGGATGGTGTGCCCAAATCAAAAGAAAAACAGGATAAATATTTGAGAACAATCTATCAAAATGCTGTACATATGGAATCATTAATTGAAGATTTATTTTTGCTTTCTAAATTTGATTTAAATCAATCCTTTTATCAATTTGAGAGTATAAATATTAAAAACTACCTAGCAGATTCTTATGAAGAATTACAATTCGATCTACAGGAAAAGGGCATTAAACTGGAATATAAGGCAGATTATGCAGAACAAAATCTGGTTAAAGCAGACAGGCAACAGCTGAAAAGAGTAATTCTGAATATTATTAACAATGCAATTAATTATAGCAATGCCAATAATCCCAAGATTGAAATTATACTAACAGAACAAGAACAGGAAGCTCAAATTGAAATCAGAGATAATGGTAGGGGTGTCTCAGAAGATATACTGGATAAAATATTTGACCGATTTTATAAAGAAGATAAAGCCCGTTCCAACAGTTCGCCAGGCACCGGATTGGGTCTTTATATTGCTCGAAAAATCATTCTTGAACATGGTGGTCGCATCTGGGCAAGAAGTCAGGCTGGCTCTGGTACCAGTATATTTTTTACCCTATCTAAGATAAGGGAAAAGGACAGTAATATAAATAAGGAAATAGAAAATGAAAAAAATTCTAATTATTGAGGATCAGCAAAGTATTGCTGAACTGGTAAAAGATTATCTGGAAATTAATAACTTTCAAGTCGATATAAGAATCAATGGACTGGAAGGTTTAGAAGATGCTCTTCATAAAGACTATGATTTAATACTATTAGACCTTATGTTACCAGACATTGATGGTTTCGAAATCTGCAAAAAAATAAGAAAAGATAAGAATATACCCATTCTTATTATTTCAGCTCGGGGAGAAGATATTGATAAGATTCGTGGACTGGGATTGGGGGCAGATGATTATATTAGCAAACCCTTCAGCCCAAATGAATTAGTAGCCAGGGTTAAGGCACATCTAAGTCGTTTTGATCGTTTAACCAGGAAAACTGAGAAGGTAAAACATGAGATTCAAATAAAAAATTTGACTATAAATCAGGTATCAAGACGAGTTTTCCTGGATAATAAGGAAATAATCTTTACTACTAAAGAATTTGAAATATTAAATTTTTTAGCTTCTCATCCTAATATAGTCTTCAGCAAGGAACGGCTCTACGAACATATCTGGGGGGACGATTCTTATGGAGATATTGCCACTATTGCTGTTCATATAAAAAAGATAAGAGACAAAATTGAAAAAGATCCCCAAAAACCCCGTTTCATTGATACACTCTGGGGATCTGGCTACCGATTTAACGCTTAATGCTAATAGGCCACTACAGGTATTTTTCCCAGTTAAATAAGGTATAAAGGCATTCCTGATACATCTGTAGGCGATAGCAAAAACCAGCCCAATAACCCAATTTACTCTCTTTAGTATGATGAGTTAAGCCAGACAATACCGGGTGAACTATCTTAATCCCATGATATAGAGCCAATTTAGTTAAAAATATCTCGACTCCAAATTTAGCCCAGGAAAGGTCTGGAAGAATCTGGACAAATTGCCCGGAAAGAGCTCTTTGACCATTAAGAATACTGAAGTACTTCTGTGCCAAATCAACACCGATCTGGCCACCTTTTTGAAAAATTCCTACTGTCATACCCGTATCAGGATTGTTTTTCAGGGGATCAAGCAAAGCCTCCATATGTATTTCATTTAAATTGACAAGGTCAGCATCCAAAAACAGCCAGTAATCGGCATCACCGATATGAACGATACCAGTTCGCAATGCTGCCCCTTTCCCCATATTATGATCATGTCTTAATACTTCAACTGAATAACGTTCAGCACAATTGGCAGTTCCATCAGAGGAGCCATCGTCTATGACAATGATTCTCTTTGCTCTCTTATACTGACAAACTACCTCTAAAACACTGCCAATTCTGGGCTCTTCATTAAAAGCTGGTATAAGAATAACAAGATTTTCCTTTTTCCCTTCATCTCCCTTTTTAATAATTATTCAATCCTTTCTTTATTCATGATTCACTGCTTATCGCATTATTATTAGATAAAATTATCCTTGCCCTATGAAAATTATATTAATGATTCCTCTATATTGAGTTTAATCGCCTTTATAAATCCAGTTATAATCATTATGATATACCATCAACCTACTCATACCGCCATCAACTACTAAATTCTCGCCAGTGATGAATCCGCTTTTCTCATTACATAAAAATGGTACAGCGTGAGCAATGTCTTCTACCTTGCCTATTCTTTTTACTGGATGTTGCTTCCTATCAGCATCAGTCCAATTATTG is drawn from Atribacterota bacterium and contains these coding sequences:
- a CDS encoding HAMP domain-containing sensor histidine kinase, whose translation is MMTIQKRLWISNLILILITILLLIGVSLIITENFREFIGFPPQDDQRQPPILNRALLRADRIVMKTIESEPDQFLNNDFLDQIDDFLNSFNTNIIVKKEDKVVYFSPFLAEIDTNHQLLLQQKINTPTPKADYAIRISDTMFMKTIHLRFGDYTAGTLFLINDATSIYHELNSFKNSVIYTLVLFLLIMIIINTLITYFLSKQIVSPIIRLKNAAQKIQKGNYDFQLQPPTKDEIGALFQSFEEARKQLLKSKETQKKYEQNRNELITNISHDLKTPITTIKGYIEGIMDGVPKSKEKQDKYLRTIYQNAVHMESLIEDLFLLSKFDLNQSFYQFESINIKNYLADSYEELQFDLQEKGIKLEYKADYAEQNLVKADRQQLKRVILNIINNAINYSNANNPKIEIILTEQEQEAQIEIRDNGRGVSEDILDKIFDRFYKEDKARSNSSPGTGLGLYIARKIILEHGGRIWARSQAGSGTSIFFTLSKIREKDSNINKEIENEKNSNY
- a CDS encoding response regulator transcription factor, which codes for MKKILIIEDQQSIAELVKDYLEINNFQVDIRINGLEGLEDALHKDYDLILLDLMLPDIDGFEICKKIRKDKNIPILIISARGEDIDKIRGLGLGADDYISKPFSPNELVARVKAHLSRFDRLTRKTEKVKHEIQIKNLTINQVSRRVFLDNKEIIFTTKEFEILNFLASHPNIVFSKERLYEHIWGDDSYGDIATIAVHIKKIRDKIEKDPQKPRFIDTLWGSGYRFNA
- a CDS encoding glycosyltransferase is translated as MPAFNEEPRIGSVLEVVCQYKRAKRIIVIDDGSSDGTANCAERYSVEVLRHDHNMGKGAALRTGIVHIGDADYWLFLDADLVNLNEIHMEALLDPLKNNPDTGMTVGIFQKGGQIGVDLAQKYFSILNGQRALSGQFVQILPDLSWAKFGVEIFLTKLALYHGIKIVHPVLSGLTHHTKESKLGYWAGFCYRLQMYQECLYTLFNWEKYL